One genomic segment of Hevea brasiliensis isolate MT/VB/25A 57/8 chromosome 3, ASM3005281v1, whole genome shotgun sequence includes these proteins:
- the LOC110672304 gene encoding uncharacterized protein LOC110672304 isoform X1 — protein MEFLEGLRHEVPVSRQKILANPLSFLGRMRFNDDEQIFIPQDSAVVPGRVQLISINNNMVPLEESKLRVMLEITGRDSSHDRPGLDLVAVLDVSGNMAGAKIAKAKTAMLFMIKKLSSIDRFSLVTFSGDAIRLCPLRQISENSRKELENLINGLKASGNTNITAGLQTGLKVINDRSLRRGRSVGIMLLSDGEQNTGGDAAQVPIGKVPVHTFGFGKNHQSKQILRRMIFCSCSCLSASLSLYFYPGLPAAALRPVLKAIADNSIEGTFSEVQNTANLSIAFSQCLAGLLTRVVEDLKLTITRCGDESKIQQVIAGSYPQSKNDTTGSRTVTFGSLYAKEVRKVIVDLLLSPAEQERGAGVLEISYSYRFQGKTFQAPPAILTVCRTRKSADQQERSEVKIEETRLLTASTIKEAREMADINELRNARYMLFESHISLEDADVESNPLVKMLKSEQQQLLQLMKSQKIYEKQGRPFALSSETSHDRQRFAARGDVESLRLFATPRMDKYLKQAKSFDEDPSKPLPSVDEDEKEELAANPLAPIAGAISFYLQLAMKSLQAIEKIIN, from the exons ATGGAGTTTTTGGAAGGCTTGAGGCATGAGGTGCCAGTAAGCCGGCAAAAAATTTTGGCAAATCCACTCAGTTTTCTCGGCAGAATGAGATTCAACGATGATGAGCAGATTTTTATCCCTCAAGACTCAG CAGTCGTACCGGGAAGAGTCCAGCTGATAAGCATAAATAATAATATGGTACCACTTGAAGAAAGCAAGCTAAGGGTGATGCTGGAGATCACCGGGAGAGATTCCAGCCATGACCGACCCGGATTGGATCTTGTGGCAGTATTAGATGTCAGCGGAAATATGGCCGGAGCAAAGATAGCAAAAGCAAAAACTGCCATGCTATTTATGATCAAGAAACTTAGCTCTATTGATCGTTTCTCTCTTGTGACATTCTCCGGGGATGCCATAAGGTTGTGCCCATTGCGCCAGATATCCGAAAATTCTCGAAAGGAACTTGAAAATCTGATCAATGGTTTAAAGGCCAGCGGTAACACCAACATCACTGCTGGTCTTCAAACTGGCTTAAAAGTGATTAATGATCGTAGTCTTAGACGCGGGCGTTCAGTTGGCATCATGCTTTTGTCCGATGGGGAGCAGAACACCGGTGGTGATGCAGCCCAGGTTCCGATCGGCAAAGTGCCTGTACACACATTCGGTTTCGGCAAAAATCACCAATCTAAG CAGATCTTGCGCCGGATGATTTTCTGCAGTTGCTCCTGCCTTTCGGCTTCTTTGTCACTTTATTTCTACCCTGGTTTGCCTGCAGCAGCTCTTAGGCCT GTGCTCAAGGCTATTGCAGATAATAGCATTGAAGGAACGTTCTCAGAAGTTCAAAACACGGCCAACTTGAGCATAGCTTTTTCCCAGTGTTTGGCTGGACTTCTCACTCGCGTTGTTGAGGACCTGAAGCTGACAATCACAAGATGCGGAGACGAATCGAAAATACAACAGGTAATTGCCGGAAGCTATCCACAATCCAAGAACGACACTACTGGCTCTAGAACTGTTACGTTTGGCAGTCTCTACGCCAAAGAGGTGCGCAAGGTCATAGTAGACCTTCTACTCTCTCCTGCTGAACAGGAGCGGGGTGCAGGTGTTCTTGAAATTAGTTACTCATATAG GTTTCAGGGGAAAACGTTTCAGGCACCTCCTGCGATCCTTACTGTATGTCGCACCCGGAAATCCGCAGATCAGCAAGAGAGGTCGGAGGTGAAAATTGAGGAGACCCGTCTCCTGACTGCAAGTACGATAAAAGAGGCAAGAGAAATGGCTGACATAAATGAACTTCGCAATGCTCGGTACATGCTTTTTGAATCCCACATCTCATTGGAGGATGCGGATGTTGAATCTAACCCATTGGTTAAGATGCTGAAGTCCGAGCAGCAACAGCTCTTGCAATTGATGAAATCACAAAAAATTTATGAAAAGCAAGGGCGTCCTTTTGCACTCTCCTCTGAGACTTCCCATGATCGCCAGCGTTTCGCTGCAAGAGGTGATGTGGAAAGCCTGCGGCTATTTGCCACTCCACGGATGGACAAATATCTTAAGCAAGCCAAGTCGTTTGACGAGGATCCCAGCAAGCCGCTGCCCTCGGTGGATGAGGATGAGAAGGAAGAACTCGCTGCCAATCCCCTTGCTCCCATCGCTGGTGCTATTAGCTTCTACCTTCAGTTGGCCATGAAGTCTCTCCAAGCCATTGAAAAAATAATCAATTGA
- the LOC110672304 gene encoding uncharacterized protein LOC110672304 isoform X2, giving the protein MEFLEGLRHEVPVSRQKILANPLSFLGRMRFNDDEQIFIPQDSAVVPGRVQLISINNNMVPLEESKLRVMLEITGRDSSHDRPGLDLVAVLDVSGNMAGAKIAKAKTAMLFMIKKLSSIDRFSLVTFSGDAIRLCPLRQISENSRKELENLINGLKASGNTNITAGLQTGLKVINDRSLRRGRSVGIMLLSDGEQNTGGDAAQVPIGKVPVHTFGFGKNHQSKILRRMIFCSCSCLSASLSLYFYPGLPAAALRPVLKAIADNSIEGTFSEVQNTANLSIAFSQCLAGLLTRVVEDLKLTITRCGDESKIQQVIAGSYPQSKNDTTGSRTVTFGSLYAKEVRKVIVDLLLSPAEQERGAGVLEISYSYRFQGKTFQAPPAILTVCRTRKSADQQERSEVKIEETRLLTASTIKEAREMADINELRNARYMLFESHISLEDADVESNPLVKMLKSEQQQLLQLMKSQKIYEKQGRPFALSSETSHDRQRFAARGDVESLRLFATPRMDKYLKQAKSFDEDPSKPLPSVDEDEKEELAANPLAPIAGAISFYLQLAMKSLQAIEKIIN; this is encoded by the exons ATGGAGTTTTTGGAAGGCTTGAGGCATGAGGTGCCAGTAAGCCGGCAAAAAATTTTGGCAAATCCACTCAGTTTTCTCGGCAGAATGAGATTCAACGATGATGAGCAGATTTTTATCCCTCAAGACTCAG CAGTCGTACCGGGAAGAGTCCAGCTGATAAGCATAAATAATAATATGGTACCACTTGAAGAAAGCAAGCTAAGGGTGATGCTGGAGATCACCGGGAGAGATTCCAGCCATGACCGACCCGGATTGGATCTTGTGGCAGTATTAGATGTCAGCGGAAATATGGCCGGAGCAAAGATAGCAAAAGCAAAAACTGCCATGCTATTTATGATCAAGAAACTTAGCTCTATTGATCGTTTCTCTCTTGTGACATTCTCCGGGGATGCCATAAGGTTGTGCCCATTGCGCCAGATATCCGAAAATTCTCGAAAGGAACTTGAAAATCTGATCAATGGTTTAAAGGCCAGCGGTAACACCAACATCACTGCTGGTCTTCAAACTGGCTTAAAAGTGATTAATGATCGTAGTCTTAGACGCGGGCGTTCAGTTGGCATCATGCTTTTGTCCGATGGGGAGCAGAACACCGGTGGTGATGCAGCCCAGGTTCCGATCGGCAAAGTGCCTGTACACACATTCGGTTTCGGCAAAAATCACCAATCTAAG ATCTTGCGCCGGATGATTTTCTGCAGTTGCTCCTGCCTTTCGGCTTCTTTGTCACTTTATTTCTACCCTGGTTTGCCTGCAGCAGCTCTTAGGCCT GTGCTCAAGGCTATTGCAGATAATAGCATTGAAGGAACGTTCTCAGAAGTTCAAAACACGGCCAACTTGAGCATAGCTTTTTCCCAGTGTTTGGCTGGACTTCTCACTCGCGTTGTTGAGGACCTGAAGCTGACAATCACAAGATGCGGAGACGAATCGAAAATACAACAGGTAATTGCCGGAAGCTATCCACAATCCAAGAACGACACTACTGGCTCTAGAACTGTTACGTTTGGCAGTCTCTACGCCAAAGAGGTGCGCAAGGTCATAGTAGACCTTCTACTCTCTCCTGCTGAACAGGAGCGGGGTGCAGGTGTTCTTGAAATTAGTTACTCATATAG GTTTCAGGGGAAAACGTTTCAGGCACCTCCTGCGATCCTTACTGTATGTCGCACCCGGAAATCCGCAGATCAGCAAGAGAGGTCGGAGGTGAAAATTGAGGAGACCCGTCTCCTGACTGCAAGTACGATAAAAGAGGCAAGAGAAATGGCTGACATAAATGAACTTCGCAATGCTCGGTACATGCTTTTTGAATCCCACATCTCATTGGAGGATGCGGATGTTGAATCTAACCCATTGGTTAAGATGCTGAAGTCCGAGCAGCAACAGCTCTTGCAATTGATGAAATCACAAAAAATTTATGAAAAGCAAGGGCGTCCTTTTGCACTCTCCTCTGAGACTTCCCATGATCGCCAGCGTTTCGCTGCAAGAGGTGATGTGGAAAGCCTGCGGCTATTTGCCACTCCACGGATGGACAAATATCTTAAGCAAGCCAAGTCGTTTGACGAGGATCCCAGCAAGCCGCTGCCCTCGGTGGATGAGGATGAGAAGGAAGAACTCGCTGCCAATCCCCTTGCTCCCATCGCTGGTGCTATTAGCTTCTACCTTCAGTTGGCCATGAAGTCTCTCCAAGCCATTGAAAAAATAATCAATTGA
- the LOC110672301 gene encoding uncharacterized protein LOC110672301, which produces MSFNDDEQIISTQDSGSKPIPITPGRVQLVSIHNNMVPLEESKLRVMLEITGGGSTNDRPGLDLVAVLDVSGSMGGEKIAKVKTAMLFMIYKLSPIDRLSVVTFESGAKRLCPLRQITENSQKELENLINGLNASGGTNITAGLQTGLKVINDRSLSGGRSVGIMLMSDGEQNVGGDAAKVPVGNVPVHTFGFGTDQDPVVLKAIADNSIEGTFSDVQNMDNLSIAFSQCLAGLLTLVVEDLRLKVIRYEDESTIEQVIAGSYPQSKDNANGSVTVTFGGLYAKEVRKVIVDLLLPAVTQEREADVLQITYSYSFQGSPFEANPATITVRRTGKFAEQQERPEVKIEETRLRIVNVIKEARKMAEKNELRNARDKLVEAQNSLGDVDDKSNPMVEMLASELQQLLKMMESQKIYEKQGRPFALSSETSHDRQRFTTRGDQEEGPRPFATPRMDKYLEQARSFNKEPSKPPPSVDEDVQEEITANPLAPVIGAINYYLQLAIKCLLAIEKIINRGL; this is translated from the exons GATCAAAACCAATACCAATCACACCAGGAAGAGTACAGCTCGTAAGCATACATAATAATATGGTACCTCTTGAAGAAAGCAAACTCAGGGTGATGCTGGAGATCACCGGGGGAGGTTCCACCAATGACAGACCAGGATTGGATCTCGTGGCGGTATTAGATGTCAGCGGAAGCATGGGAGGAGAAAAGATAGCAAAAGTGAAAACCGCCATGTTATTTATGATCTACAAACTTAGCCCCATTGATCGTTTGTCAGTTGTCACATTCGAATCGGGCGCCAAAAGATTGTGCCCGTTGCGTCAGATAACTGAAAATTCTCAAAAGGAACTTGAAAATCTGATCAATGGTTTAAATGCCAGCGGTGGCACCAACATCACTGCTGGTCTTCAAACTGGCTTAAAAGTGATTAATGATCGTAGTCTTAGCGGCGGGCGTTCAGttggcatcatgcttatgtccgACGGTGAGCAGAACGTAGGTGGTGATGCTGCCAAAGTTCCGGTCGGCAATGTGCCCGTACACACATTCGGTTTTGGCACAGATCAAGATCCAGTG GTGCTCAAGGCTATCGCAGATAATAGCATTGAAGGAACGTTCTCAGACGTTCAAAACATGGACAACTTGAGCATAGCATTTTCCCAGTGTTTGGCTGGACTTCTCACCCTTGTGGTTGAGGACCTGAGGCTGAAAGTTATACGATACGAAGACGAATCGACAATAGAGCAGGTAATTGCCGGAAGCTATCCACAATCCAAGGACAATGCTAATGGCTCTGTAACTGTTACTTTTGGTGGTCTCTATGCCAAAGAGGTGCGCAAGGTCATAGTGGACCTTCTTCTCCCCGCTGTTACTCAGGAGCGGGAAGCAGATGTTCTCCAAATTACTTACTCATATAG CTTTCAAGGAAGCCCGTTTGAGGCCAATCCTGCGACCATTACCGTACGACGCACCGGGAAATTCGCAGAACAGCAAGAAAGGCCAGAGGTGAAAATTGAGGAGACCCGTCTCAGGATTGTAAATGTgataaaagaagcaagaaaaatGGCTGAGAAAAATGAACTTCGCAATGCTCGGGACAAGCTCGTTGAAGCCCAGAACTCTTTGGGGGATGTGGATGATAAATCTAACCCGATGGTTGAGATGCTAGCGTCCGAGCTGCAACAACTCTTGAAAATGATGGAATCACAAAAAATTTATGAAAAGCAAGGGCGTCCTTTCGCACTCTCCTCTGAGACTTCCCATGATCGCCAGCGTTTCACTACAAGAGGTGATCAAGAGGAAGGTCCGCGGCCATTTGCCACTCCTCGAATGGACAAATACCTTGAGCAAGCCAGGTCGTTTAACAAGGAACCCAGCAAGCCGCCGCCCTCAGTGGATGAGGATGTGCAGGAAGAAATCACTGCCAATCCCCTCGCTCCAGTCATTGGTGCTATTAACTACTACCTGCAATTGGCCATTAAGTGTCTCCTAGCCATTGAAAAAATAATCAATAGAGGCCTTTGA